The Aureispira anguillae genome contains a region encoding:
- a CDS encoding DUF3341 domain-containing protein: MKRVLNKKVLYGLYNDEEILMTAIKQIKKEDAEIMDVYTPFPVHGLDPVLGLNESRLHIAGFIYGMTGTTLAFGFMSWVFTRDWPIIFGGKPYFSVPAFIPITFEFTVLLAAVGMVITFYLVCGLGFGVENPYLDPRITDDKFCIAFDVTHSSKEEVEALSVLLERTSAEEVHTKDI, translated from the coding sequence ATGAAAAGAGTATTAAATAAAAAAGTGCTATACGGCTTGTACAACGATGAGGAAATCCTAATGACAGCGATCAAGCAAATTAAAAAAGAAGATGCTGAAATCATGGATGTGTATACTCCTTTCCCTGTGCATGGTTTGGATCCCGTCTTGGGCTTGAATGAATCCCGTTTGCATATTGCAGGTTTCATTTATGGAATGACAGGAACTACTTTAGCCTTTGGTTTCATGTCTTGGGTATTTACCCGTGATTGGCCAATTATTTTTGGTGGAAAGCCTTATTTCTCAGTGCCTGCTTTTATTCCAATTACTTTTGAGTTTACTGTATTGTTGGCAGCAGTAGGAATGGTGATCACTTTCTATCTCGTTTGTGGATTAGGATTTGGTGTTGAAAACCCTTACTTAGATCCAAGAATTACAGATGATAAATTTTGTATTGCTTTTGATGTAACACATAGTTCAAAAGAAGAGGTTGAAGCACTTTCTGTTTTGTTGGAAAGAACTAGTGCAGAAGAGGTTCATACTAAAGATATCTAA
- the nrfD gene encoding NrfD/PsrC family molybdoenzyme membrane anchor subunit, which translates to MSAVVSNVRPPLVTGSKTYHQITEDICSPTEQLPGMGWVLCLLGSLGLLAFGGIAVFFTLWYGIGTWNLNRTIGWGWDITNFVWWVGIGHAGTLISAILLLFRQKWRTGVNRAAEAMTIFAVICAAFFPGIHMGRMWMAFFVFPYPNTRGPLWVNFNSPLLWDVFAISTYFTVSLLFWYTGLVPDFATIRDRAKGFRKKIYNFLSMGWTGSAKHWQRWESLSLVLAGLATPLVLSVHTIVSFDFATSVIPGWHTTIFPPYFVAGAIFSGFAMVCTLMIITRSILKLEDYITIEHIESMNKVIVLTGSIVGVAYLTELFVAWYSGYIYEQYAFYNRAVGPYWWSYAAMMTCNVITPQFFWVRKYRRSIAWTFVLSIVVNIGMWFERFVIIATTLARDYIPSSWSYYTPSWVEVGIYLFTFGLFGTLYLVFIRVAPVVAIAEIKSILKSSGDQYVGPAYAEATGEIHSGLHHGHDDHADHGHSHATTVHGGAGTATAMETAVDVLTDKTVEDFKDDLNFEGGDSEDADNNNK; encoded by the coding sequence ATGAGCGCAGTTGTATCAAATGTTCGCCCACCATTAGTAACGGGCAGCAAGACGTATCATCAAATAACAGAAGACATCTGTTCGCCAACGGAGCAATTACCAGGAATGGGATGGGTGCTTTGTTTGTTAGGTAGCTTAGGGCTTTTGGCCTTTGGTGGTATTGCCGTTTTCTTTACCTTATGGTATGGTATCGGTACTTGGAATTTGAACCGTACGATTGGTTGGGGATGGGATATCACTAACTTTGTATGGTGGGTAGGTATTGGTCATGCAGGAACCTTGATTTCTGCTATTTTGTTACTTTTTCGTCAAAAATGGCGTACGGGGGTAAACCGTGCCGCTGAGGCGATGACCATTTTTGCTGTAATTTGTGCGGCGTTCTTCCCTGGTATTCACATGGGACGTATGTGGATGGCATTCTTTGTATTTCCTTATCCTAATACACGTGGACCATTGTGGGTAAACTTTAACTCTCCTCTTTTGTGGGACGTATTCGCAATTAGTACTTACTTTACAGTATCGTTATTATTCTGGTATACTGGTTTGGTGCCTGATTTTGCGACAATTCGTGACCGTGCTAAAGGGTTTAGAAAGAAAATATACAACTTCTTGTCAATGGGGTGGACGGGTTCTGCTAAGCACTGGCAACGTTGGGAGTCTTTGTCACTAGTTTTGGCTGGTTTGGCAACTCCATTGGTACTTTCTGTACATACAATTGTATCCTTTGACTTTGCTACTTCTGTAATTCCAGGATGGCATACAACAATCTTCCCTCCTTATTTTGTTGCTGGGGCGATTTTCTCAGGGTTTGCAATGGTTTGTACACTTATGATTATTACTAGATCTATCCTAAAATTGGAAGATTATATTACAATTGAGCACATCGAATCGATGAATAAGGTAATCGTTTTGACTGGATCAATTGTAGGGGTAGCTTATTTGACAGAGTTATTTGTCGCTTGGTACTCTGGATATATCTATGAGCAATATGCATTTTATAATCGTGCTGTTGGACCTTATTGGTGGTCTTATGCTGCGATGATGACTTGTAACGTAATTACTCCTCAGTTCTTCTGGGTACGCAAGTACAGACGTTCTATTGCTTGGACATTTGTTTTGTCTATCGTTGTAAACATAGGTATGTGGTTTGAGCGTTTCGTAATTATTGCGACTACTTTGGCTAGAGATTATATTCCATCTAGTTGGAGCTATTATACTCCTTCTTGGGTTGAGGTAGGTATTTATTTATTTACTTTTGGATTGTTTGGTACTTTATACTTAGTCTTTATTCGTGTAGCGCCTGTAGTTGCTATTGCTGAGATTAAGTCTATCTTGAAATCTTCTGGAGATCAGTATGTAGGACCTGCTTATGCAGAAGCTACTGGTGAGATTCACTCAGGATTACACCACGGTCATGATGATCATGCAGATCATGGACACAGTCATGCTACTACTGTACATGGTGGTGCAGGAACGGCTACTGCTATGGAAACAGCTGTAGATGTTTTGACCGACAAAACGGTTGAAGACTTCAAAGATGATTTGAACTTTGAAGGGGGGGATTCAGAAGACGCTGATAACAACAATAAATAA